The Kiritimatiellia bacterium genome has a window encoding:
- a CDS encoding prepilin-type N-terminal cleavage/methylation domain-containing protein codes for MRRRGAADGFTLTELLTVVTVLGLLTGLLTVQVRTARWRSQRQACLANLRQVCVGYVLYAADHAGLLPPKYEIKKKTLSASDRAEGRVLNTIGNGIQTALYPYVGDVRVFRCPADSGDAKDDAPLWTRRGESYEVKGVLKKDLGTAKATFFTKGGELVAGDPFKPWEAEDPLTVMEKIAKGEHGPKDWHHGYANLVLPSGAAYSVRTKEEEKAVQDKE; via the coding sequence GTGAGGAGGCGCGGCGCCGCGGACGGGTTCACGCTGACCGAGCTGCTGACGGTCGTCACCGTGCTGGGCCTGCTGACCGGACTGCTCACCGTGCAGGTCCGGACGGCCCGGTGGCGGTCCCAACGCCAGGCCTGCCTCGCCAACCTGCGGCAGGTGTGCGTCGGGTACGTCCTGTACGCCGCCGACCACGCCGGCCTGCTCCCGCCCAAGTACGAGATCAAGAAGAAGACGCTGTCCGCGTCCGACCGGGCGGAAGGCCGCGTCCTCAACACGATCGGGAACGGGATCCAGACCGCGCTGTACCCGTACGTAGGCGATGTCCGCGTCTTCCGCTGCCCCGCGGATTCGGGGGACGCAAAGGACGACGCCCCGCTATGGACCCGGCGCGGCGAAAGCTACGAGGTCAAGGGCGTGCTGAAGAAGGACCTGGGCACGGCCAAGGCCACGTTCTTCACGAAGGGCGGCGAGCTGGTCGCCGGCGACCCGTTCAAGCCGTGGGAGGCCGAGGACCCGCTGACCGTCATGGAGAAGATCGCCAAAGGCGAGCACGGCCCCAAGGATTGGCACCACGGCTACGCGAACCTCGTCCTGCCCAGCGGCGCCGCGTACAGCGTGCGCACCAAGGAGGAGGAAAAAGCCGTGCAAGACAAGGAGTGA
- a CDS encoding ABC transporter ATP-binding protein produces the protein MSVAVVEKPCAWEIGAEPPARITSRVLLRDAWRVLWTYPAWFTAQLAATILFSVAEPSLSWVARDAVGTLEKAGGALARLALPHTGLYLGIALGLALLRMVERVTRKVYESTVVFALQRHLLRRRPVLNPTEDVTRMVYDCVEAKKALSPLYANIWRDLFRLAAVAGWQLMLAPAWLGALLASAAPGVLGPLFLTPLLQRAKRRVLEANCEVTAHVAEGASEGLKHRQRKLLRRFVVLETLTGAMEALLGLAEWVMLLILIVGARAWPLPLVPDRIALGDLAAVLVGLKLLNKPLRELGKSYATLRGNWPALMRTLYPHLPAGRATP, from the coding sequence GTGAGCGTCGCCGTCGTGGAGAAGCCCTGTGCCTGGGAGATCGGCGCGGAACCGCCCGCGCGCATCACCTCCCGCGTGCTGCTGCGCGATGCATGGCGCGTGCTGTGGACCTATCCCGCGTGGTTCACGGCGCAGCTGGCCGCGACGATCCTCTTCAGCGTGGCGGAGCCCAGCCTGTCGTGGGTGGCGCGGGACGCGGTCGGGACCCTGGAGAAGGCCGGCGGAGCCCTTGCCCGGCTGGCGCTTCCGCATACGGGGCTCTACCTCGGCATTGCGCTCGGCCTGGCCCTCCTCCGCATGGTCGAGCGCGTCACGCGCAAGGTCTACGAGTCCACCGTCGTCTTTGCCCTGCAGCGACACCTGCTGCGGAGGCGGCCGGTCCTCAATCCCACCGAGGACGTGACGCGCATGGTCTATGACTGCGTCGAAGCCAAGAAGGCGCTGTCCCCCCTCTACGCCAACATCTGGCGCGACCTGTTCCGCCTCGCGGCCGTCGCGGGCTGGCAGTTGATGCTGGCGCCGGCCTGGCTGGGCGCCCTGCTCGCCAGCGCGGCGCCCGGCGTCCTCGGGCCCCTTTTCCTGACCCCCCTGCTCCAGCGCGCCAAGCGGCGCGTGCTGGAAGCGAATTGCGAGGTGACCGCCCACGTCGCGGAGGGCGCATCCGAGGGCCTGAAACACCGCCAGCGGAAGCTGCTCCGGCGGTTCGTCGTCCTCGAGACCCTCACGGGCGCGATGGAGGCGCTCCTCGGTCTGGCCGAATGGGTGATGCTGCTGATCCTGATCGTCGGCGCGCGCGCCTGGCCACTGCCGCTCGTTCCCGACCGGATCGCCCTCGGCGACCTGGCCGCGGTGCTCGTCGGTCTGAAGCTGCTGAACAAGCCCCTGCGCGAACTGGGCAAGTCGTACGCGACGCTGCGCGGCAACTGGCCGGCACTGATGCGAACCCTCTATCCCCATCTCCCGGCCGGGAGGGCGACCCCGTGA
- a CDS encoding ImmA/IrrE family metallo-endopeptidase: MNNSIAINLRRFRTIRKMTQEKAAAKAGISRVAYRAIETGKAEPRVATLDAIARALATDVFALVAKTPEPKTLRFRAHSTLTAQERAERQQLIVDTLEWVADFNELEDMLKERPKVRIEPASRKPADIARFAESVRRDNFGISCEDCVPNVCDVLEQGGVKVRIVQSHIKGLFGFSVGADDGGPAVAVNAAEPIPVERQIFTAAHELGHLLLHQDSFNPEVEKEDARQEREADLFASHFLMPQDAFKAEWDRNMGLHWVDRVLKTKRTFRVSWMTVLYRLCETGLADKRKIFWQFKTAFEQRTGGKLNYKREPEPLVPTSPRRPAEEPVRLNEYDFYEDRFALLVRQALIKNEISVSRSAEMLRMSIGETRELLAEWEAHP; this comes from the coding sequence ATGAACAACTCGATTGCCATTAACCTGCGGCGATTCCGAACCATCCGGAAAATGACGCAAGAGAAAGCGGCGGCAAAAGCCGGGATCAGCCGGGTCGCGTACCGCGCCATCGAGACCGGGAAGGCGGAGCCGCGCGTTGCAACGCTGGATGCGATAGCCCGCGCCCTTGCGACGGACGTGTTTGCGTTGGTCGCCAAGACCCCGGAGCCAAAGACGCTCCGTTTTCGCGCGCACAGCACGCTCACGGCCCAGGAGCGGGCCGAACGCCAGCAGTTGATTGTTGATACGCTGGAATGGGTTGCTGATTTCAACGAGTTGGAGGACATGCTGAAAGAGCGCCCAAAGGTGCGCATTGAGCCTGCGAGCCGAAAGCCCGCGGACATTGCCCGGTTCGCGGAGAGTGTACGACGCGATAATTTCGGCATTTCGTGCGAAGATTGCGTGCCCAACGTATGCGACGTTCTGGAGCAAGGCGGGGTGAAGGTCCGGATCGTCCAGTCGCATATCAAGGGGCTGTTTGGCTTCTCCGTTGGCGCCGACGACGGCGGTCCGGCCGTTGCCGTAAACGCGGCGGAACCCATTCCTGTTGAACGCCAGATATTCACGGCCGCTCACGAACTGGGCCACCTGCTTCTTCACCAGGATTCGTTCAACCCCGAGGTCGAAAAAGAGGATGCCCGGCAGGAAAGAGAGGCGGATCTTTTCGCCTCCCATTTCCTGATGCCGCAGGATGCCTTCAAGGCGGAATGGGATCGGAACATGGGCCTGCACTGGGTTGACCGCGTGCTGAAAACCAAGCGGACGTTCCGCGTGAGCTGGATGACGGTGCTCTACCGCCTGTGCGAAACCGGGCTGGCGGACAAGAGGAAGATATTCTGGCAGTTCAAGACCGCTTTCGAGCAACGGACCGGCGGGAAGCTGAACTACAAGCGGGAACCCGAGCCGCTGGTTCCCACGTCGCCGCGGCGACCCGCCGAAGAGCCCGTGCGACTGAACGAATACGACTTCTACGAGGACCGTTTCGCGCTCCTGGTCCGCCAGGCGCTCATCAAGAACGAGATCAGCGTGAGCCGCTCGGCCGAGATGCTCCGGATGAGCATCGGGGAAACGAGGGAACTGCTGGCCGAGTGGGAGGCTCATCCTTGA
- a CDS encoding tail fiber domain-containing protein, producing the protein MKRMLGPCLILVLFFGLAAPAQVPSLINYQGRLISGTNLYSGSTAIVFRLYGSLLGADVQYVETQTVTVVDGLYSTRFGGIPDYGTLAAALTNQPLFLEVQVGGAVLTPRERVAAVAYAVVAEGVEPGAITSSMLADDAVTSNKIANNTITGAKIVNNSLTSDDLAAGAVDTDELVDGAVTWWKLQDGGYWRLAGNAGTTSDTHFIGTTDDQALNFKVNGSRAFRLVPNASGPSVIGGSEANTNVNSMYGVTIAGGGTAVFPNRAGGSHSTISGGYGNEIDTTLAVIGGGYLNAVRSLASAGVIGGGEYNAISNSSPFAVIGGGFGHSIGTNSYYATIAGGRGNTVAGYASLISGGSNNMVKGSSSVVGGGEDNTAIADRSVVGGGASNVMSNAWACVIGGGVGNTIIAPYGSEYSTIAGGWGGRIENSADYATIGGGEGNLVSNQYATIAGGWRNVARGQSSTVGGGSFNDARGFDAAVAGGRNNAAREDYAFVGGGRDNQVSNEYSAITGGRTNRILAAPYSFIGGGSDNIGRDESYIVIGGGNRNDALARFATIAGGTRNVAGGTASFVGAGTNNQAVGAFSAVAGGRGNLANAEGATVSGGSGNGADALSFVGGGAGNLAAGRAGVIGGGSNNAVVAGADYSAIGGGVNNQVGGDYATIPGGRDNQASNAYSFAAGRRAKATNDGSFVWGDSIDMDVGSRGANSVTFRCDGGVSFQNFDESSYARWTPGAGSWSIVSDRALKENIAPVDGRDVLEKVAALPIAEWNYKGYAQRNIGPMAQDFHALFPFEGSTDTSLNSGHLDGVALAAIQGLYGLVKDLQAENEQLKGELAALRARISTAEDRD; encoded by the coding sequence ATGAAGCGGATGCTTGGCCCCTGCCTGATCCTTGTCCTGTTCTTCGGCCTGGCCGCCCCGGCGCAGGTCCCGTCCCTGATCAACTACCAGGGCCGGCTCATCAGTGGCACGAACCTTTACTCCGGAAGCACTGCGATCGTGTTCCGGCTGTACGGGTCCCTCCTGGGCGCGGACGTGCAGTATGTCGAGACGCAGACCGTGACCGTGGTGGACGGCCTGTACTCCACCCGGTTCGGGGGGATTCCCGATTACGGGACCCTGGCCGCGGCCCTGACCAACCAGCCGCTCTTCCTCGAGGTCCAGGTGGGCGGAGCGGTGCTGACGCCCCGGGAACGCGTCGCGGCCGTGGCGTATGCCGTGGTGGCCGAGGGCGTGGAACCCGGAGCCATCACCAGCAGCATGCTCGCCGATGACGCGGTGACCAGCAACAAGATCGCGAACAACACCATCACGGGAGCCAAGATCGTCAACAACTCCCTGACCAGCGATGACCTGGCCGCCGGGGCCGTGGACACGGACGAACTCGTGGACGGGGCGGTGACCTGGTGGAAACTGCAGGACGGCGGCTACTGGCGGCTGGCCGGCAACGCCGGCACGACGAGCGACACGCATTTCATCGGGACCACGGACGACCAGGCGCTGAACTTCAAGGTGAACGGCTCGCGCGCGTTTCGCCTCGTGCCGAACGCGAGCGGTCCCTCCGTGATCGGCGGGAGCGAAGCCAATACGAACGTGAACTCGATGTACGGCGTGACCATCGCGGGAGGCGGCACGGCCGTGTTTCCGAACCGGGCTGGCGGCTCCCATTCCACCATTAGCGGCGGGTATGGAAACGAGATTGATACCACCCTGGCTGTGATCGGGGGTGGCTACCTCAACGCCGTGCGGAGTCTGGCGTCGGCAGGCGTCATCGGCGGCGGCGAGTATAATGCCATCAGCAATAGCTCTCCGTTTGCCGTGATCGGGGGCGGATTCGGCCACAGCATTGGAACAAACTCCTATTATGCCACCATCGCCGGAGGCCGCGGGAATACGGTGGCAGGGTATGCCTCGCTTATCAGCGGCGGGTCGAACAATATGGTGAAAGGAAGCAGTTCGGTGGTCGGAGGGGGGGAAGACAACACGGCGATTGCGGACCGCAGCGTGGTGGGTGGGGGGGCGTCCAACGTGATGTCCAACGCCTGGGCGTGCGTCATCGGCGGGGGCGTGGGCAATACCATTATCGCGCCGTACGGGTCTGAATACTCCACGATCGCGGGGGGTTGGGGCGGCCGGATCGAGAACTCGGCCGACTATGCCACCATCGGCGGAGGAGAGGGCAACCTTGTGTCGAATCAGTATGCCACCATCGCCGGCGGCTGGCGAAACGTGGCCCGGGGCCAGAGTTCCACCGTCGGCGGAGGCAGCTTCAACGATGCCCGGGGATTTGACGCCGCCGTCGCGGGGGGAAGAAATAACGCGGCGCGCGAGGATTACGCCTTCGTGGGCGGGGGTCGGGACAACCAGGTAAGCAACGAATACAGCGCCATCACGGGTGGACGGACCAACAGGATTTTGGCTGCTCCGTATTCGTTCATCGGTGGGGGGAGTGACAACATCGGGCGGGACGAGTCCTACATCGTGATCGGCGGGGGAAATCGCAATGACGCCCTCGCGCGGTTCGCCACGATCGCCGGCGGGACCCGGAATGTCGCGGGCGGCACGGCCTCGTTTGTCGGCGCCGGGACCAACAACCAGGCGGTGGGCGCCTTCTCCGCCGTCGCGGGCGGTCGGGGCAACCTGGCCAATGCCGAGGGCGCGACCGTTTCGGGCGGGTCCGGCAACGGCGCGGATGCCCTGTCGTTTGTGGGCGGCGGCGCCGGAAACCTGGCGGCGGGGCGGGCCGGGGTCATCGGCGGCGGGTCCAACAATGCCGTGGTGGCCGGTGCGGACTACAGCGCCATCGGCGGCGGCGTGAACAACCAGGTCGGCGGCGACTACGCGACCATCCCGGGCGGCCGCGACAACCAGGCGAGCAACGCCTATTCCTTTGCTGCCGGCCGGCGCGCCAAGGCGACCAATGACGGGTCGTTCGTGTGGGGCGATTCCATAGACATGGATGTGGGTTCCCGCGGCGCCAACTCGGTGACGTTCCGCTGCGACGGCGGGGTCAGCTTCCAGAACTTCGACGAAAGCTCGTACGCGAGATGGACGCCGGGCGCCGGGAGCTGGTCCATCGTGAGCGACCGGGCCCTGAAGGAGAACATCGCGCCGGTGGACGGCCGCGACGTGCTGGAAAAAGTGGCGGCCCTGCCCATCGCGGAATGGAACTACAAGGGCTACGCGCAGCGCAACATCGGCCCCATGGCGCAGGATTTCCACGCCCTCTTCCCGTTCGAGGGCAGCACCGATACCTCG